One Malus sylvestris chromosome 14, drMalSylv7.2, whole genome shotgun sequence DNA segment encodes these proteins:
- the LOC126599662 gene encoding short-chain dehydrogenase TIC 32 B, chloroplastic-like — MLDTFKYLIGSPGASGYGSKSTAEQVTDASADLHQITAIITGATSGIGAETAQVLAKRGAKLVLPARSLKAAEDAKARIVSEFPGSKIIVMALDLSSLASVRSFVSDFESLRLPLNLLINNAGKFAHGHAISEDGIEMTFATNYLGHFLLTKLLLNKMIETAGVSGVQGRIVNVSSSIHGWFSGDIIRYLGKISRSRSQYDETRAYALSKLANVLHTKELARRLKEMEANVTVNCVHPGIVKTRLTREREGLATDLVFLFASKLLKTIPQAAATTCYVATHPRLLGVSGRYFADCNETSPSKMGSNLSEAARLWSASEIMVSKNSNAIFDPSHHLEC; from the exons ATGCTCGACACTTTCAAGTACCTGATCGGCTCACCCGGTGCCAGCGGCTACGGTTCAAAGAGCACAGCCGAGCAAGTCACTGACGCGTCCGCCGATCTCCACCAGATCACCGCCATCATCACAG GTGCCACGTCAGGGATCGGAGCTGAGACGGCCCAAGTTTTAGCCAAGCGCGGGGCAAAGCTTGTCCTCCCGGCTCGAAGCCTCAAAGCTGCCGAGGATGCCAAGGCTCGAATCGTCTCCGAGTTTCCGGGCTCGAAGATCATCGTCATGGCGCTCGATCTCAGCTCCCTCGCCTCTGTTAGGAGCTTCGTCTCCGATTTCGAGTCCCTCCGGCTGCCTCTTAAtctccttat AAACAACGCCGGAAAGTTTGCGCACGGGCATGCGATTTCCGAAGACGGAATCGAAATGACCTTTGCTACTAATTATCTCG GTCATTTTCTGTTGACGAAGCTGTTGCTCAACAAAATGATCGAAACAGCGGGGGTTAGCGGCGTTCAAGGGCGAATTGTGAACGTGTCGTCGTCTATTCACGGCTGGTTTTCCGGCGATATAATCCGATATCTTGGCAAGATAAGCCGAAGCAGAAG CCAGTACGACGAGACACGTGCGTACGCGCTCTCGAAGCTCGCCAACGTCTTGCACACCAAGGAACTTGCTCGCAGACTCAAG GAAATGGAGGCCAACGTGACCGTTAACTGCGTGCATCCGGGTATCGTTAAAACCCGCCTCACCCGAGAACGTGAAGGTCTTGCCACAG ATTTGGTGTTCCTCTTTGCTTCAAAGCTCTTGAAAACAATCCCTCAG GCTGCTGCGACGACATGTTATGTTGCTACTCATCCTAGGCTGTTGGGCGTGTCTGGGAGGTACTTTGCTGATTGCAACGAGACATCACCGTCGAAGATGGGGTCGAACTTAAGCGAAGCTGCTCGATTATGGTCCGCCTCTGAAATCATGGTGTCCAAGAATTCCAATGCTATCTTTGATCCAAGCCACCACTTGGAGtgctaa